CATTGCTTGTGCATTTGCTTCTGCAGCATAACCGTTTTTAATTAGGAAGTTTTGTGCATAGCCGTCTGCTACATTTTTTACTTCCCCTTTTTTTCCTTTACCTTTAACATCTTTTAAAAATACTACTTTCATAATTCAGAACTCCCTTCGAGTACCTCATATATGGCCTCTTCTAAATATTTTTTTACTTCACCAATGGAAAGTGCTTCTATTTGGCAAGCCGCATTTGTTAAATGCCCGCCACCGCCGAGCCTTTCCATGATAAGCTGTACATTTATTTCTCCTAATGACCTTGCACTAATGCCAATTTTACCATCTGCACGATGCGCAATGACAAAAGATGCGTTTACATCTTTCATCGTTAGTAAAATATCGGCCGTTTGCGCGATTAACACGGAATCATAAATTTTTGAATCTTCACCTACGGCTAGTGCAATGCCAGGCTTCACGAATTTCACAGTTTGCACAATTTTCGAACGTTCAATATACGTATGGATATCTTCTTTCAAAAGTCTTTGTACTAAAACTGTATCTGCTCCGTTTGTTCGTAAATAAGAAGCTGCCTCAAAAGTACGGGCTCCTGTACGAAGTGTAAAACTCTTGGTATCAACAATAATCCCCGCTAATAGCGCTGTCGCTTCGAGCATATTAATTTTTGCCCGCTTTGGCTGATACTCTAATAACTCAGTAACAAGCTCTGCTGTAGACGAAGCATAAGGCTCCATATACACAAGCGTTGGATTTTCAATAAAGTCTTCACTACGACGATGATGGTCGATTACGACTACCTTTTCCGCAAGCTTTAATAAGTATGGATCAATGACTAAATTCGGCTTATGTGTATCTACAATAATAAGTAAGGATTTTTCAGTCATTTTTGTAGCCACTTCTTCTGGCGTTAAGAAGTGCTCGTAGAAATCGGATTTACTTTCAATTTCATTCATTAAACGTGTGACACTACCGTTCAGTTCATCAAAATTAATGACGACATAGCCTTTTACATCATTCATTTGAGCCATTTTGCGAACCCCAACAGATGCACCAATAGAGTCCATATCAGGATTTTTATGTCCCATAACAAACACTTGGTCACTGTCTTGTATTAAATCACGTAGTGCATGTGAGATAACCCGCGCCCTAACACGTGTACGTTTTTCAACAGGGTTGGTTTTCCCTCCATAGAACTTGAGCTTTCCTGTAGGTTGTTTGATGGCTACCTGATCCCCACCACGACCTAAAACAAGATCCAGACTCGATTGGGCTAATTCACCAAGTTCCACTAGTGAAGAAGAGCCAGCACCAACACCGATACTTAGCGTTAGTGAAAGATTTTTTTGTGCTGTCTTTTCGCGAATTGTATCTAAAATAGCAAATTTTTTCTTTTCTAGTTCTGTTAAAATCGATTCATTTAAAACTGCTAAAAAACGATCCGATGAAATTCGTTTGACAAATATTCCGTGCTCCGCTGCCCAGTCATTGACAATAGACGTTACCATCGTATTAGTTAAGCTACGCGGCTGGTCATCCATTGCTTGTGTAATTTCATCATAGTTATCGACAAATAAAATAGCAATAACTGTACGATCTGCAAAGTATTGTTTTTCAATTGCAATTTGCTCTGTAATATCGAAGAAATATAGTAGACGCTCCTCTTCCTTGTAAAAGACACGATATTTACGATCACGAAGCGTAATCGTTGCTTCTTTTGTTTCCTCGGTCTTCATCAGTACGTAGATGTCGTCGGATATATTGACAATTCCTTCACCCACTAATGCCTCATTGTTTAATACATTTTGCATATATGGGTTTGACCACTCAATTTCGTATTCCTCATTGACGAGCAATATTCCAATTGGCATTTCAAGTAATGCCTCTTCCCCAACTTTTTTCATACGGAAGGAAATGGATTCTATATGCTTTTCGGTCTCTTCAAAAGTAGCTTTTTCAATTTTCCATGTGTAGGCCATTAACAATGCAAAGCCTACTCCATAGCCAATACCAATCGCGATATTCCAAATACAAAGAAGCGCGAACGTCACAATGCCAAAAATGGAAAGAACAAAAAGCGGATAGCGGATTGGTCGTTTTCTAAAAGTCCCCATTACTCATCAGCCCCTTATTCCTTAGTCTTCCCTTTCACAAGTGAACGCACGTCGAAACCTAAATCTACAATACCGAGTAAGATAATGAATGATGAAAGTGGAATAGCTAAAATGGTAGCTATCCATTTGACAACACTCGGCATTCCTTTCGTCGCAATGAAATAATGAATAAATGATATTCCTTGAAGTATTAGTAAAAGCCACAAAATATAAGACACATTTAATACAATAATATCTAGCATAGAGCCCGCTTCTGGACGTATAAATAGATTAATACATAAAATAATCATGTAGTACCATAAAATAGAGCGTGGAAGTCGCATATTTTCATATGCTGGGAATTTTGGTACTGCTAAACCTAATCGTTTTAAAATAGGTAAATTCAATGTAATAACAATAAATGCTATGGAAAATGCAAAGATTGTTACTGTCGAAGGTATTGTTAGCTCAATTGTGTTAAGCATAGCCTCCATTTGTTCAGGTTGAATAGCGATTTGACCTGTCATACTTTTAGCAAGCTCGTTGGATTGCTCATAACTATCTCGGGCAATTTTCAAGCTCATTTCAATCACGTTAATTCCCGCTAATTGCACATAGGCTAAATAGACAAGTGCTGACGATAAAAGTACCGCGATACCAGATGACATGAATAAATAAAGTTTGCTCTTCTTTAATTGAATTGCATTACCTATGATTACCCCAAGTAACGCCATAATAAAGGCGAATGGCAGCATAAACAGTCCACTCGTTAGCACAGTTAGTATACAACCTACAACTGCAACGAGTATTGATGAGGAACGCTTGTAATTTGCGCTATACCAAGCGATTGGTAATGGAGTAAATAGTAAGGCTACTAAAGAAATAATTGGTACATATGCTGAAGCAATCATTAAGATTGTAAACATTGCAACCATCATCGAGCCTTGTACAAGCGCCTTTGTTTGATTATTCGGCATTGAAAACCTTCCTTTTTATCAGTCAAACTTACTAAACTTTATTGTACCATTTTTTCACCTTATTGAACAAAAAACGCTAAGAACGTCTAAAGGCTTTTTGATGAAATAATGACAAAAGTGAAGTTTCCTTATCAAAATAGGATAATGGTATGGAATTTTACTATTTTGGAGCAAAAAAATCACCACAGATAAAGGCGAAATTAAAAAATGAGTCCGGTACAATACCGAACTCAAAATACCAAAATTCACTGAATAATGGCTACATATCACCCACCGTTTGGGCGTCCAAAAAAATCCCCTCCGAACTCATCCTATATTCTTTATCAGCATATTGAGAACTTAAGTGACTATGAGTAGCCATAACGATAGTCGTTCCACTTTCAGACAGCCTTTTAAAAAGGTGAAACACTAAAATTGTCGTATCGTCGTCCAATGACCCAGTAGGTTCATCAGCTATCAACAATATAGGCTTTTTAATCAGTGCTCTGATGACTCCCACTCGTTGTCTTTCTCCACCAGATAACTTGTCAATTTTCTTATCAAGTAAATGATTAATTTTTAAACAGGCACTTAGTTCATCGAGATATGCCGTGATTTGCTTTTGATTATAGTTGCCTAATAATAAAGGTACTAAGATATTTTCCCGAACTGTAAGGTTGCGAATCATTGGATTGTACTGTGATATGTATCCGATTCGACTGCCTCTTATTTCCGAAAGCTCATTAAGATTTTGGGCATGCATTTCTATACGATCCAAAATATAGTTACCACTATCCGCTTTTTCAAGTCCAGCCAATATATTTAAAAGTGTGCTTTTTCCAACGCCACTAGGTCCTTTTATAGAAATGAATTGATTGTTAACAATTTCTAAATTAATGTGATGTAATATTATTTTTTCATTATACGCTTTTACGATGTTCTCTAATGAAATAAAGCTTATGATTTTAATCACCCTTTAACTTTTCAATGACATTCGTCGTTGCTAATAATTGATTCACTAACATATAAACTACGACATAGAATACCAACCAAACCATGAACCCGGCAATTAACAAAATAGATAGTATAGTAAGGTCTTGCATAAATAGAACGGTGCACAACAATGCCAATCCAATACTCATACCATTGAGAATTGAAAATTCGAGTTGTATAGTTTTTTTGATTTTATTATTTGTAACCCCACTCATAATGAACACTAAATACATATCGAATTGTCTTTTTATTAAACTCTTAACGGACAAATAGAAAGCACACAATATGAAAATAAATACAACACCCGATATTGTAAAAATAAGTGTTTGATTGGCATCAACCATTTTGTATAAAAGATTCACTGATAGCGAATTCGCGCCAATAATTTGATAATTAGTGAAATTCGTAACTTTTCCTATGTCTGCAACTTCCTTTCTTACCTCAAGCGCGTTTAAGTTGGTCATTAAATGACCACCCATGTTACTTAATAGAAGTGCGCGAAAGAATATTTCATCTACCTCTGTTTTTTGTAACAACTTAGAAGGCTGTTCAGAAAGCGACATGGAAGGCAGTAGGATATAACGATTGAGTACTTGTTGGGGATTATGGTTAGTAAAAATAAATGCATTTTCCTTTGCAAAGCCAACTACTCGCCCTACAAATTTTTCATAATAGTACTGAAGCTCTAATTGGTCATTTAACTTAAAGTATTGACGATAATCAGAGCCAAGAATGACCGGTATTTCATTTTTCCCTGCTACGTAGACATAAGCGGAATCATCAAA
This DNA window, taken from Lysinibacillus sp. FSL M8-0337, encodes the following:
- a CDS encoding DHH family phosphoesterase gives rise to the protein MGTFRKRPIRYPLFVLSIFGIVTFALLCIWNIAIGIGYGVGFALLMAYTWKIEKATFEETEKHIESISFRMKKVGEEALLEMPIGILLVNEEYEIEWSNPYMQNVLNNEALVGEGIVNISDDIYVLMKTEETKEATITLRDRKYRVFYKEEERLLYFFDITEQIAIEKQYFADRTVIAILFVDNYDEITQAMDDQPRSLTNTMVTSIVNDWAAEHGIFVKRISSDRFLAVLNESILTELEKKKFAILDTIREKTAQKNLSLTLSIGVGAGSSSLVELGELAQSSLDLVLGRGGDQVAIKQPTGKLKFYGGKTNPVEKRTRVRARVISHALRDLIQDSDQVFVMGHKNPDMDSIGASVGVRKMAQMNDVKGYVVINFDELNGSVTRLMNEIESKSDFYEHFLTPEEVATKMTEKSLLIIVDTHKPNLVIDPYLLKLAEKVVVIDHHRRSEDFIENPTLVYMEPYASSTAELVTELLEYQPKRAKINMLEATALLAGIIVDTKSFTLRTGARTFEAASYLRTNGADTVLVQRLLKEDIHTYIERSKIVQTVKFVKPGIALAVGEDSKIYDSVLIAQTADILLTMKDVNASFVIAHRADGKIGISARSLGEINVQLIMERLGGGGHLTNAACQIEALSIGEVKKYLEEAIYEVLEGSSEL
- a CDS encoding YybS family protein — encoded protein: MPNNQTKALVQGSMMVAMFTILMIASAYVPIISLVALLFTPLPIAWYSANYKRSSSILVAVVGCILTVLTSGLFMLPFAFIMALLGVIIGNAIQLKKSKLYLFMSSGIAVLLSSALVYLAYVQLAGINVIEMSLKIARDSYEQSNELAKSMTGQIAIQPEQMEAMLNTIELTIPSTVTIFAFSIAFIVITLNLPILKRLGLAVPKFPAYENMRLPRSILWYYMIILCINLFIRPEAGSMLDIIVLNVSYILWLLLILQGISFIHYFIATKGMPSVVKWIATILAIPLSSFIILLGIVDLGFDVRSLVKGKTKE
- a CDS encoding ATP-binding cassette domain-containing protein; translated protein: MIKIISFISLENIVKAYNEKIILHHINLEIVNNQFISIKGPSGVGKSTLLNILAGLEKADSGNYILDRIEMHAQNLNELSEIRGSRIGYISQYNPMIRNLTVRENILVPLLLGNYNQKQITAYLDELSACLKINHLLDKKIDKLSGGERQRVGVIRALIKKPILLIADEPTGSLDDDTTILVFHLFKRLSESGTTIVMATHSHLSSQYADKEYRMSSEGIFLDAQTVGDM